One Halococcus hamelinensis 100A6 genomic region harbors:
- a CDS encoding alkaline phosphatase family protein, which translates to MVSVTLIGLDGATWDVLRPLLEEGDLPNLSQLMEDGFSGTLYSTVPSRTSPAIPSLYTGCDPSELDSLGSPSQMARRSRLMT; encoded by the coding sequence ATGGTTTCAGTCACGCTTATTGGGCTCGACGGTGCGACTTGGGACGTACTCCGGCCGCTGCTTGAAGAGGGGGATCTTCCCAATCTCTCCCAGCTGATGGAAGATGGGTTCTCGGGGACGCTTTACAGTACGGTTCCGTCGCGAACCAGCCCCGCCATCCCTTCGCTCTACACTGGCTGTGACCCTTCGGAGCTCGATTCCTTGGGTTCACCAAGCCAAATGGCGAGACGATCTCGGCTGATGACATAG